The genomic region CGCGCGAAGCCGAGCACGTGATCGATGCGGATGCCGCCCGCATGGGCGAACGCCGCGCGCAACAGCTCGACGAACGGCACGAAGCCTTCCGCCCGCAGCGCGGCGGGCGTCCAGGTCGTCACGCCCCACGCCTGGCCGGCCGCATTGAACAGGTCGGGCGGCGCCCCGAGCGACACGCCGCGCAGCAGCGTCGCGCCGTGCGCCCACGCGTCGCTGCCCGCGCGATCGGAGCCGACCGCGAGATCGGCGATCAGCCCGGTGGCCATGCCCGCGCCGCGTGCCGCGTGCTGCGCGTCGCCGAGCGCGCGCGACGCGCACCATTGCAGGTACGTGTGGAACGCGACCGTGTCGGCATGGGCGTGCGCGAACGCATCGACTTCAGCCGATCCCGGTTCGCGCCACGGCGCCGGCCATTTCCGCCAGTCAAAGCCCGCCCCGTGCTCGAGGCAGAACGCCTGCAATGCGTCGAAGCGCGCGTGCGCCTCGAGCGCCGCACCGCCCGCGGCGCGAAACCGCTGGAAGGTGTCACGCGACGGGTCGTCGCTGGTGCGCCATGCGTCGAAGCACGCACGCAGGCGCCGCAGTTTAAGCGGCAGCACGTGCGGCCAGTCGATCAGTGGTGCGTCGGCCACGGCGCCGGTTGCGTGAGGCACGGCAGCGGCGCCCGGCACCGCGTCGCAGTCGAGATACGCGACGTTGTGCCAGCGCCGCGACGACGGCGAATACGGGCTGTCGTGCGCGGGCAGCGCCGGAAAGCCGGCGTGGGTCGGGCTGATCGCCACCGCCTGCGCGCCGTGCCGCGCCGCATGCGCGGCCAGCCGCGCGAGCGCGGTGTAGTCGCCCGCGCCGTCGTCGCCGGCGCGGCGCAGGCTGTAGAGCTGCGCCGCGATGCCCCAGCGGCCGCCCGCATCCGCCGCGCGCGGGTCGACCGGTTGCGGGCGCGGCGGCGCGATCGTGAGCCCGATGCGCTGGTCGCCGACGTCGAGCGCGTGATAGCCGGGGATCGCGAGCGGCGGCAGCGTGCCGTGTTCGCCTTCGCCGCCGACGCGCCCGTCGACATGCCCGCCCGCTTCGAGCGTGATCCGGAAGCGCGCGCCGGGCGGCGCGATCGCGGCCGGCAGGGTCGGCGGCAGGCCCGCGTCGCCGGTGACGATGCGCGGGG from Burkholderia sp. HI2500 harbors:
- the malQ gene encoding 4-alpha-glucanotransferase — its product is MTADVSITELARTAGLETDWTDAGGIARRVDDDALVTLVDALGWPCGTAAQRVESAAALADENASAPRIVTGDAGLPPTLPAAIAPPGARFRITLEAGGHVDGRVGGEGEHGTLPPLAIPGYHALDVGDQRIGLTIAPPRPQPVDPRAADAGGRWGIAAQLYSLRRAGDDGAGDYTALARLAAHAARHGAQAVAISPTHAGFPALPAHDSPYSPSSRRWHNVAYLDCDAVPGAAAVPHATGAVADAPLIDWPHVLPLKLRRLRACFDAWRTSDDPSRDTFQRFRAAGGAALEAHARFDALQAFCLEHGAGFDWRKWPAPWREPGSAEVDAFAHAHADTVAFHTYLQWCASRALGDAQHAARGAGMATGLIADLAVGSDRAGSDAWAHGATLLRGVSLGAPPDLFNAAGQAWGVTTWTPAALRAEGFVPFVELLRAAFAHAGGIRIDHVLGFARMWIVPDGGSPRDGAYLRYPVDDLVRLVALEAARYRALAIGEDLGTVPAGFRERLGAQGIAGMRVLWFERDAGGAFRPPSAWDRDAIAMPSTHDLPTVAGWWRGVDLAWRRIAAEAAQQSDDAEARDAAPPTPPDEASADDRHTTVPGAAAPPDTADTTPPPEAGPAPPPPAVDPDVVAAHAARATERAALWRALQHAGCAPAGDTAPPADAPPVAEILAYVARSPSPLAILPLEDLLALDTQPNLPGPPCGHPNWRQRLPRPIDTLFDADVRDRIAAVGRARGSREPGP